In the genome of Notamacropus eugenii isolate mMacEug1 chromosome 5, mMacEug1.pri_v2, whole genome shotgun sequence, one region contains:
- the LOC140507742 gene encoding olfactory receptor 8G1-like, which translates to MDRGNNTAVSKFIFEGLTQRPELQIPLLLLFLSIYMVTIVGNLGMITLIHISSLLHTPMYYLLSSLSFIDLCQSTVIIPKMLMNFVSEKNIISYNECMTQLYFFLIFVIAECHMLAAMAYDRYVAICRPLLYNVIMSHQVCIWLVGGVYMVSLVGATAHTGCMLRVFFCKNNVINHYFCDVNPLLELSCSSTYINELMVICFSSFNIFVPTLTIVSSYIFIIASILHIPSTEGRSKAFSTCSSHMAAVGFFFGSVAFMYLQPSSVSSMEQGKVSSVFYSILVPMMNPLIYSLRNKDVKIAMKKFMMRRTFWVKKRNISDDAGHFS; encoded by the coding sequence ATGGACAGAGGGAATAACACTGCAGTGTCAAAGTTCATCTTTGAAGGGCTAACACAGAGGCCAGAGCTCCAGATTCCCCTCTTACTGCTATTCTTGAGCATTTATATGGTCACCATTGTGGGGAACCTGGGCATGATAACCCTGATTcacatttcttctctcctccacacTCCCATGTATTATTTACTCAGCAGCTTGTCTTTCATTGATCTCTGTCAGTCTACTGTGATCATCCCTAAAATGTTGATGAATTTTGTGTCAGAGAAGAATATCATCTCCTACAATGAATGCATGACTCAGCTctacttcttcctcatttttgtaATTGCTGAGTGTCACATGTTGGCAGCTATGGCCTATGACCGTTATGTTGCCATCTGTAGGCCCTTATTGTATAATGTTATTATGTCCCATCAGGTTTGCATTTGGTTAGTAGGTGGTGTATACATGGTTAGTTTAGTTGGTGCCACAGCACACACAGGCTGCATGCTTAGAGTGTTCTTCTGTAAAAACAATGTCATCAACCATTACTTTTGTGATGTCAATCCCCTCCTAGAGCTCTCTTGCTCCAGTACCTATATTAATGAATTGATGGTTATTTGCTTCAGTTCGTTTAATATCTTTGTCCCGACCCTGACCATTGTTAGCTCTTACATCTTCATTATTGCCAGCATTCTCCATATTCCCTCCACTGAAGGGAGGTCCAAGGCTTTCAGCACCTGCAGCTCTCACATGGCAGCAGTTGGTTTCTTCTTTGGTTCTGTTGCATTCATGTACCTACAACCCTCTTCAGTCAGCTCCATGGAACAAGGGAAAGTGTCCTCTGTGTTTTACTCAATCCTTGTCCCTATGATGAACCCTCTGATCTACAGTCTGAGGAACAAGGATGTGAAAATTGCCATGAAAAAATTTATGATGAGGAGAACGTTCtgggtaaaaaaaagaaatatcagtgATGATGCTGGACATTTTTCTTGA
- the LOC140508979 gene encoding olfactory receptor 8D1-like — translation MTTGNYSTETEFILEGLTNRPELQFPFFFLFLCIYVITVVGNVGMILLIVASPPLHTPMYYFLSSLSFVDFCYSSAITSKMLLNFLGKKNIIPYFKCMAQLFFFVVFVVAEGYLLMVMAYDRYVAICNPLFYNVIMSYKVCSLMVAAAFALGFISAMAHTSFMMKLSFCKSHIISHYFCDVLPLLNLSFSSTQINELLLHVIAGFNTLVPTLAVLISYAFILASILRIHPTEGRSKAFGTCSSHLMAVVIFFGSITFMYFKPPSSKSMEQEKVSSVFYTTVIPMLNPLIYSLRNKDVKKALRKVLRGREL, via the coding sequence ATGACTACAGGAAATTACTCCACAGAGACTGAGTTTATTCTTGAAGGATTAACAAATCGACCAGAGCTccagtttcctttcttcttcctattcCTGTGTATCTATGTCATCACTGTGGTGGGAAATGTGGGCATGATCCTATTAATTGTTGCCAGTCCTCCACTTCATACGCCCATGTACTATTTCCTCAGCAGTTTGTCCTTTGTAGATTTCTGCTACTCCTCTGCCATTACCTCTAAAATGTTGCTGAATTTCTTAGGGAAGAAGAATATTATCCCTTATTTTAAGTGTATGGCCcagctttttttctttgtggtcTTTGTGGTTGCAGAAGGATACCTTCTTATGGTGATGGCTTATGATCGTTACGTTGCTATTTGTAACCCATTGTTTTATAATGTGATCATGTCCTATAAGGTCTGCTCATTGATGGTGGCAGCTGCCTTCGCTTTGGGCTTTATCTCAGCCATGGCCCATACAAGCTTCATGATGAAACTCTCCTTCTGCAAGTCCCACATCATCAGCCATTACTTTTGTGATGTACTTCCCCTACTCAACCTCTCCTTCTCAAGCACCCAAATCAATGAGTTACTGCTTCATGTCATTGCTGGATTTAATACCTTAGTGCCCACCTTGGCAGTTCTTATTTCTTATGCTTTCATCCTTGCCAGCATTCTCCGCATCCACCCTACAGAAGGCAGATCCAAAGCCTTTGGCACTTGTAGCTCCCACCTCATGGCTGTGGTTATCTTTTTTGGTTCAATCACATTCATGTACTTCAAACCACCTTCTAGCAAGTCTATGGAACAAGAAAAAGTGTCTTCAGTATTTTATACAACTGTGATTCCTATGCTCAATCCCTTGATCTACAGTCtgagaaataaagatgtaaagaaAGCATTGAGGAAAGTTCTTAGAGGAAGGGAGCTTTGA